The genomic window TCTGAAGCTGCTTCTGTATTCTTTTTTCCGAAAAGAGTAAGACCTAGTAATACGGCCAAAACAGCAATGATTCCACCAATGACTAGCATCTGTCCACCATTATTCGCTAGATTCCCAAGGAAAATCCCTGTCACGCCATAATCAGTATCCGAGAAGGTCGACCCTTGAAACCCAAGATCTCCCATGACCGGCATAAGCAAGATTGGCATGAAGCTGATGATAATACCATGAATAAATGAACCAATAACAGCTCCTCTGACACCGCCTGTTGCATTGCCATATACACCCGCTGTAGCACCACAGAAAAAGTGCGGAACAACACCTGGGATAATCACTGTCGTACCAGTCATGACCATAATTGCCAGGCTGACGATCCCACCAACAAAGCTCGTTAAAAAGCCAATCAAAACAGCATTAGGAGCATAGGGAAAGACGATTGGACAATCCAAGGCTGGAATTGAATTCGGTACTAGCTTTTCAGATATTCCTTTGAACGCCGGAACGATTTCCGCAAGGATCAAGCGAACACCTGCTAGAATAACAAACACACCTGCCGCAAATGAGCCTGCCTGCTGTAAAGAATAAATGATGTAATTCATTCCACCACTCAGGTTTTCACTCACAAAGTCATTCCCGGCAAAGAGAGCGACAATCACATAAACAACTGCCATAGTCAGTGTAATACTTACTGTCGAATCTCTTAGGAAAGAAAGGCCCTTAGGAAAGTTGATGTCTTCTGTTGATTTTTCTTTATTCCCAACATACTTACCAATCAAGCCACTCAAAGCATAACCAAAATTCCCTGTGTGTCCCAACGCAACAGAATCATTTTTAGTAATTTGACGGGTAAACGGCTGAGCAATTGCCGGAAAAATCGTGTTTGCCAGCCCCAATGCCAGACCTCCAAACAAGACTAACATAATAGTGTTCATGCCGGTCACGCTCAAAATAACAGCTATCATGCAAGCCATATAAAGTGTCGCATGCCCAGTTAGATAAATGTACTTGTATCGGGTAATTCGTGCAATCAGGATATTGAATACCATCCCAGTCAACATAATAAGTGCTGTATATGTGCCGTATTTTGTCAATGCCAGAGCGACAATTGCTTCATTGTTTGGGACCACACCTTGCATATTGAAGGCTGCCTGAAACATCTCGCCAAACGGTGCCAATGAGCCTTCAATCACCCCTGCTCCAGCTGTGACGACCAAGAACCCAACAAAGGTCTTGATTCCCCCTTTCACCGTTGAAGCCAAATCCTTTTTCTGCAGTACATTCCCCAAAACTGCAATCAATGCAACCAGCAATGCCGGTGTACTGGCAATATCAATTAAAATATCTAAAATATTATCCATTTTTTTGTCCTCCTTTAATGTGCTATAGCAGTCCCTTTTCTCTACAAACTGTAGTCACTTTTTCCTTTAGCTCATCCATATCGATGATGCTGTTCAAGACAATGACTTCTCCTAAATGCGTCGCACTATCTGCTAGATCGCCACCGACAAAAAATACATCAGCCAACTCCGGTGTTGCACTCCCCATATCATAATGCGAAACCTCGACACCACTTACTCCAAGTTCGTTTAATACTGTATTGATATTCATTTCCACCATAAAGCTTGATCCTAATCCTGACCCACACACTGCTGCAAATTTCATTTTATTCCTCTCCTTCTGCTAAAATTTTTAGAATACTTGCTTTTGTATCTGCTTGAAGCAAGGCTTGCAATCGTTCTTTATTCGACAGAATTTTCGTCAAGCTTGCTAACGCCTTCAAATGCATTTCATTATCCACTGCTGCCAGACAAATGAACAGTTGAATCGGATGCTTCTCATCATCCATCAGTAAAATCGGTTTTTGTACCTTCAACAGGGACATCCCTAACTCTTTTACACCATCCTCCGGACGTGCATGGGGTAAAGCAACACCTTCTCCGATATGAATAAACGGTCCATGCTTCTTTACTTTATCAATCATCGCAGCCACATATCGTTGCTCTATTTTGTTCTTTTTCAACGGCTGAGCGGCATAATCGATTGCTTCCTCCCAGTTCATCGAAACATCTGATAATTGGATCATATCTTCTGTAAGTAACTCAGATAACATCGGTCGATCATCTTCCCTTCTCTTCATCTCTTTGTTCATTTTTTTCTGTACGATTTTATAAAGCTTTTCTTTTGTTACACCTGTTTTCAGTAAAACATGAGGAAACAGGATATCAATAATTTCATCTACGGAAGGGATCAAGGTTTTCTGAAAAAGAAACGCTTCCTGTACTTCTCTCATTAATATGTTTTTTTCCAATTGCGACATGATCGGATTAATCACATAGACCTTTTTCTCTGTCTTTATAGGAACACTGGAAAAAATCAAATCGATTTCTTCATGACTCTCTGTTTCACTATAGGCATCTAGCGTACTTATTTCAGAAAAATCAATTTGTGGAAACAGCTCTTGAAGCTCCGTTTTCATGATCATCGAAGAGCTGATCCCACTTGGACAAAGAATCAATCCTTTCAACTGCACATTCTGTTTCATAGACTTTCGGCTTCGAATTGCACCGCCAAACAATACGGTAAAGTACCCTGTTTCCTCCATTGGGATTTTTTTCTGCACAAGATTTTCTAATGGAAATAAGCTTCTCTTTGTGAGCTCGAATATTTCATGGTACTGTACAACAATTTCGTCAATCAATACATTATTCAACGGCAACCCGAACTTGATTCGAAAATAGGCCGGCACCAGATGATAAAATAAATCCAACAACAATTTTCTATACTCCTGAAATTCCACCGCCGCTAAACGCTCTACTTCATGAATGATTTTTCCAGAACACTCCAATAGAAACTCTAATGATGTATCTTGTATTTCTCCTTGAACAACAGTCATGAAAAGAACCGTAATGTAGAGCTTTTCCATCTCTTCATTTCGAATATCTGAAAATTCCAGCAGAAATTGTTCCGAAGCACGATAAGCAATCAAGGTCTTTACCATCTGTTGCTCCTCTTCCTCAAATCGTATTTCATGCCTGCTCATTCGACCAACCAAATAAGAAATAAAATAGACCATTTCATCAAACCTGCTTGGCACAAGAACCAAGCTATACTGTTGGATGGTCCGAGAAAAACGTTGGCGGATATCAATATAGTAGTCAAATGAAACAGTTAACAGTCCTTTGTACAGCAAGCGTTTTCCATTTGTACACGCCATAAGCTTACCTAATAACACATACGCCATTGTTCTAACCGCTGCTTCATCTCCTGCTAGAAAGAAGCCTTCCCGTCTTGAATACTCTAAAGAAATCGCGCGTCCTTCAAGAAACTTCCTTAGCTTTTTTACATCTGCTAAAATCGTATTTTTACTGACCATAAAGAATTCCTGAAAATAGAATACAGACAATTCTTCAAAGCCGCTGAAGGTCAGAAAATAGATCATTGCTTGTCGTTCTTGCTCGGAATAAATTAACTCCTCTTCTCTTTGACCAAAAATGAGCGCCAGCCAGTTTTTTGTTGATATCAAGGGTACCCTGACTGTATTTTCTGTAAGCTCGATCTCTTCATCCAGTATTTCCTTTGCTAAACAACTTAACTTATTCAATTCAGTGGAAAGTTCTTCTCTTTTCATGCCAGTTATTGCAGAGGCTTCTTCAAGAGATAGTAGCTGATTTTCTGACGACATAATATAACTAATTCTGTAATCCATCATTATCCTTCCTCCTCCTTTACTATATAATGTGCTGCTCTAAATGCACAGAACAATTGGGTACAACTACAATGTGCCTTTTTCATTTGACTAGACCGTTGAATAAAAAATAACACATAAAAATCCTGTTAAATCTTTTTTAATCCCAAATCGGTAATCCCTCCAAGTGTGAATACCCTTTCATTCTAATGTATTATAGCTACTCCTTCCTGCCATTTTCATCATCAAAACAATTCAAAATAAAAAAACAAGAGCTTAGGATTCGAATATCAGCCTAATCTCTTGTTTTGTGTCTATTGAATGAGCAAGCAAACCTTGTTCACTTTTCACCCATTATTTTCTTTTTTTACTTCCAAAAGCATCTTTCATTTTATCAAAAAAACCTTCTTCTTGCTGTTCATTGATTTCCTGACCACCTGCTTTAGCAAAGGCACGCAACGCTTCTCTTTGCTCCTCATTCAGGTTTTTCGGTGTAATCAATTTGACCTTCACGTGTTGATCGCCAGTAGCACCGCCTCTCAAACGAGGAGCTCCTTTACCTTTCAAACGGAAGTTTGTTGCAGTTTGCGTACCAGCAGGGATTTTCAGCTTCACATCCCCATGAACAGTTGGTACTTGAACCTCATCACCTAACGCTGCTTGTACAAAGCTTAATGGCAATTCATAATAGATTTCTGAACCGTCTCTATCGAAAATATTGCTTTCCTCGACATTGAAGACAACATACAGATCTCCATAAGGTCCACCATTCATTCCCGCTTCCCCTTGGTTAGCTAAACGCATTTGTTGGCCATCTTCCACACCCGCAGGAACATTGACTTTCACACGGTGTGCTTTCTTTTCGTGACCTGAACCATGACATGTTGGACAAGGATCTTTGATTTCTTTCCCTGTACCTCGACAAACATCACAGGTTTGACGACTCATTACACGACCAAGTGGCGTTTGACGTTCCACGTTGATCGATCCAGAACCATGACATTTATGGCAGGTTTCTGGCTGAGTACCTGGCTTGGCTCCATTACCATGACAAGTACCACAAACATCTTCACGTTTGTATTTGATTTCTTTTTCTATACCAAAAATCGCTTCTTCAAATTTCAACTGGATCGTATATTGCAAATCAGATCCTTGTCTAGGAGCAGTCGGATCAACTGTACGTCCGCCACCGCCGCCAAAAAATGAATCAAAGATATCTTCAAAACCACCAAAACCGCCACCGCCGCTGAATCCACCGCCGCCAAAACCA from Enterococcus sp. 9E7_DIV0242 includes these protein-coding regions:
- a CDS encoding PTS sugar transporter subunit IIB, yielding MKFAAVCGSGLGSSFMVEMNINTVLNELGVSGVEVSHYDMGSATPELADVFFVGGDLADSATHLGEVIVLNSIIDMDELKEKVTTVCREKGLL
- a CDS encoding BglG family transcription antiterminator: MMDYRISYIMSSENQLLSLEEASAITGMKREELSTELNKLSCLAKEILDEEIELTENTVRVPLISTKNWLALIFGQREEELIYSEQERQAMIYFLTFSGFEELSVFYFQEFFMVSKNTILADVKKLRKFLEGRAISLEYSRREGFFLAGDEAAVRTMAYVLLGKLMACTNGKRLLYKGLLTVSFDYYIDIRQRFSRTIQQYSLVLVPSRFDEMVYFISYLVGRMSRHEIRFEEEEQQMVKTLIAYRASEQFLLEFSDIRNEEMEKLYITVLFMTVVQGEIQDTSLEFLLECSGKIIHEVERLAAVEFQEYRKLLLDLFYHLVPAYFRIKFGLPLNNVLIDEIVVQYHEIFELTKRSLFPLENLVQKKIPMEETGYFTVLFGGAIRSRKSMKQNVQLKGLILCPSGISSSMIMKTELQELFPQIDFSEISTLDAYSETESHEEIDLIFSSVPIKTEKKVYVINPIMSQLEKNILMREVQEAFLFQKTLIPSVDEIIDILFPHVLLKTGVTKEKLYKIVQKKMNKEMKRREDDRPMLSELLTEDMIQLSDVSMNWEEAIDYAAQPLKKNKIEQRYVAAMIDKVKKHGPFIHIGEGVALPHARPEDGVKELGMSLLKVQKPILLMDDEKHPIQLFICLAAVDNEMHLKALASLTKILSNKERLQALLQADTKASILKILAEGEE
- a CDS encoding PTS ascorbate transporter subunit IIC; the protein is MDNILDILIDIASTPALLVALIAVLGNVLQKKDLASTVKGGIKTFVGFLVVTAGAGVIEGSLAPFGEMFQAAFNMQGVVPNNEAIVALALTKYGTYTALIMLTGMVFNILIARITRYKYIYLTGHATLYMACMIAVILSVTGMNTIMLVLFGGLALGLANTIFPAIAQPFTRQITKNDSVALGHTGNFGYALSGLIGKYVGNKEKSTEDINFPKGLSFLRDSTVSITLTMAVVYVIVALFAGNDFVSENLSGGMNYIIYSLQQAGSFAAGVFVILAGVRLILAEIVPAFKGISEKLVPNSIPALDCPIVFPYAPNAVLIGFLTSFVGGIVSLAIMVMTGTTVIIPGVVPHFFCGATAGVYGNATGGVRGAVIGSFIHGIIISFMPILLMPVMGDLGFQGSTFSDTDYGVTGIFLGNLANNGGQMLVIGGIIAVLAVLLGLTLFGKKNTEAASE
- the dnaJ gene encoding molecular chaperone DnaJ; this translates as MATKRDYYEVLGLSKGASDDEIKKAYRKLSKKYHPDINKDADAETKFKELTEAYEVLSDPQKKAAYDQYGHAGTDPSYGGGAGGFGGFGGGGFSGGGGFGGFEDIFDSFFGGGGGRTVDPTAPRQGSDLQYTIQLKFEEAIFGIEKEIKYKREDVCGTCHGNGAKPGTQPETCHKCHGSGSINVERQTPLGRVMSRQTCDVCRGTGKEIKDPCPTCHGSGHEKKAHRVKVNVPAGVEDGQQMRLANQGEAGMNGGPYGDLYVVFNVEESNIFDRDGSEIYYELPLSFVQAALGDEVQVPTVHGDVKLKIPAGTQTATNFRLKGKGAPRLRGGATGDQHVKVKLITPKNLNEEQREALRAFAKAGGQEINEQQEEGFFDKMKDAFGSKKRK